A genomic region of Mesorhizobium sp. NZP2077 contains the following coding sequences:
- a CDS encoding alpha-ketoglutarate-dependent dioxygenase AlkB, whose amino-acid sequence MLVLSNGVRHMPAYLSRSVQEALVEAVRGIVQQAPLFVPAMPRTGKEMSVRMTNCGPLGWVTDKERGYRYQPTHPLTGEPWPPIPEGLLDLWRQVSGYPNPPQACLINFYTADAKMGLHQDRDEGDFSAPVVSVSLGDDCLFRVGQTTREGATRSFRLKSGDVVVLGGEGRLAFHGVDRIYPSTSALLKSGGRINLTLRRVTKAE is encoded by the coding sequence ATGCTCGTCCTGTCCAACGGCGTCCGCCACATGCCGGCCTACCTCTCCCGCTCTGTCCAGGAGGCGCTGGTCGAGGCGGTAAGGGGCATTGTCCAGCAGGCGCCGCTGTTCGTGCCGGCCATGCCGCGGACCGGCAAGGAGATGAGTGTGCGCATGACCAATTGCGGCCCGCTCGGCTGGGTCACCGACAAGGAACGAGGCTATCGCTACCAGCCAACGCATCCGCTGACGGGAGAACCATGGCCGCCGATCCCGGAGGGTCTGCTCGATTTGTGGCGGCAGGTGTCGGGCTATCCGAATCCGCCGCAGGCCTGCCTGATCAACTTCTACACGGCCGACGCGAAGATGGGCCTGCACCAGGACCGCGACGAGGGCGACTTCTCGGCACCTGTCGTCTCCGTCTCACTGGGCGACGATTGCCTGTTCAGGGTCGGCCAGACGACGCGCGAGGGCGCCACCAGGTCGTTCAGGCTGAAAAGCGGCGACGTCGTCGTGCTCGGCGGCGAGGGCCGCCTCGCCTTCCACGGCGTCGACCGTATTTACCCGTCGACCTCGGCGCTGCTGAAGAGCGGCGGCAGGATCAATCTGACGCTGCGGCGGGTGACGAAAGCTGAGTGA
- a CDS encoding sensor histidine kinase — MAVEAQRTRPTGAARRPSRIMPSFVSKITVPMRRFLGHHIFSSLTRRILFLNLAGLAVLVTGILYLNTFRDGLIDARVESLMTQGEIIAGAIAASATVETDSISIDPEKLLELQAGESLGPGSDQLDNLDFPINPERVAPVLRRLISPTRTRARIYDRDANLLLDSRHLYSRGQILRYDLPPVEEEQPDLVERVQKFIFDFFRNTDLPVYHEQPGGNGAAFPEVVKALTGSPSTIVRVSEQGEQIVSVAVPIQRFRAVLGVLMLSTEGGDIDKIVAAERKAILRVFGIAALVTAILSMLLASTIANPLRRLSAAAVRVRRGVKSREEIPDFSDRQDEIGNLSVAVRDMTNALYARIEAIESFAADVSHELKNPLTSLRSAVETLPLAKNDNSRSRLMDIIQHDVRRLDRLITDISDASRLDAELAREDAGTVDLKKFITDLVAVSREATRNKKAVEIELKVAKLPQGVKGYFVAGHDLRIGQVVTNLIENARSFVPEDHGHISLSLARAGKFNILTVDDNGPGIRADNIDRIFERFYTDRPAGEAFGQNSGLGLSISRQIVEAHGGTLTAENIPGTKPGEIKGARFVVTLPAEA; from the coding sequence ATGGCAGTGGAAGCACAGCGAACAAGACCGACGGGCGCCGCCAGGCGGCCGTCGCGTATCATGCCGTCCTTCGTGTCGAAAATCACGGTGCCGATGCGCCGTTTCCTCGGCCACCACATCTTTTCCAGCCTCACGCGGCGCATCCTGTTCCTCAACCTTGCCGGCCTGGCTGTCCTGGTCACCGGTATCCTCTACCTCAACACCTTCCGCGACGGGCTGATCGATGCCCGCGTCGAAAGCCTGATGACGCAGGGCGAGATCATCGCCGGCGCGATCGCGGCATCGGCGACGGTCGAGACCGACTCGATCAGCATCGACCCGGAAAAGCTGCTCGAGCTGCAGGCCGGCGAAAGCCTTGGGCCTGGCTCGGACCAGCTCGACAATCTCGACTTTCCGATCAATCCCGAGCGTGTCGCGCCGGTGTTGCGGCGGCTGATCTCGCCGACCCGGACGCGGGCCCGCATCTATGATCGCGACGCCAATCTGCTGCTCGATTCGCGCCACCTCTATTCGCGCGGCCAGATCTTGCGCTACGACCTGCCGCCGGTCGAGGAGGAACAGCCCGACCTTGTCGAGCGCGTCCAGAAATTCATCTTCGATTTCTTCCGCAACACGGACCTGCCGGTCTATCACGAGCAGCCGGGCGGCAATGGTGCGGCCTTCCCGGAAGTGGTCAAGGCGCTGACCGGCAGCCCGTCGACCATCGTGCGCGTCTCGGAACAGGGCGAGCAGATCGTTTCAGTGGCGGTGCCGATCCAGCGCTTCCGTGCCGTCCTTGGCGTGTTGATGCTGTCGACCGAAGGCGGCGACATCGACAAGATCGTCGCCGCCGAGCGCAAGGCGATCCTGCGCGTGTTCGGCATTGCGGCACTTGTCACCGCCATCCTGTCGATGCTTTTGGCCTCGACCATCGCCAATCCGCTGCGCCGGCTGTCGGCGGCGGCGGTGCGGGTCAGGCGCGGTGTCAAGAGCCGCGAGGAAATCCCTGACTTTTCCGACCGCCAGGACGAGATCGGCAATCTGTCGGTCGCCGTGCGCGACATGACCAACGCGCTCTATGCGCGCATCGAGGCGATCGAAAGCTTCGCCGCCGATGTGTCGCATGAGTTGAAGAACCCGCTGACGTCCCTGCGCAGCGCCGTGGAAACCTTGCCGCTGGCCAAGAACGACAATTCGCGCAGCCGGCTGATGGACATCATCCAGCATGACGTCCGGCGGCTCGACCGGCTGATCACCGACATCTCCGACGCCTCCCGTCTCGACGCCGAACTCGCGCGTGAGGATGCTGGGACGGTGGACCTGAAGAAATTCATTACCGATCTGGTCGCGGTTTCGCGTGAAGCCACGCGGAACAAGAAAGCGGTCGAGATCGAACTCAAGGTCGCCAAGCTGCCGCAAGGCGTCAAAGGCTATTTCGTCGCCGGCCACGACCTACGCATCGGCCAGGTCGTCACCAATTTGATCGAGAATGCGCGCTCCTTCGTTCCCGAGGACCATGGCCATATCAGCCTGTCGCTCGCCCGCGCCGGCAAGTTCAACATCCTCACCGTCGACGACAATGGTCCCGGTATCCGCGCCGACAACATCGACCGCATCTTCGAACGCTTCTACACCGACCGGCCGGCCGGCGAGGCGTTCGGCCAGAATTCGGGCCTTGGCCTGTCGATCTCCAGGCAGATCGTCGAGGCCCATGGCGGCACGCTGACCGCCGAGAACATCCCCGGCACCAAACCGGGCGAGATCAAGGGCGCGCGCTTCGTCGTGACGCTGCCCGCCGAAGCATGA
- a CDS encoding IS5 family transposase (programmed frameshift), which translates to MSDLLMLTPEQMRRIEPYFPLSHGVPRVDDRRVLSGILFVIRNGLRWRDVPSDYGPHKTIYNRFIRWSRLGVFNRILAELAAQGGETDNLMIDATHLKAHRTAASLLKKGLYPGCIGRSRGGLTTKLQVVCDGKGRPRLLHLSEGQANDHKTAAAVIEDLPAANALLADRAYSSAAFRQALVERGITPCIPPHAKHRIQHSYDPVLYRQRHRIENMFARLKDWRRIHTRYDRCAHTFLSAIAFAAAFIFWINES; encoded by the exons TTGAGTGATTTGCTGATGTTGACCCCGGAGCAGATGCGCCGGATCGAGCCCTATTTTCCTTTGTCGCATGGTGTGCCGCGTGTAGATGACCGCCGGGTGCTGAGCGGCATCCTGTTCGTGATCCGCAATGGCCTTCGCTGGCGAGATGTCCCTTCTGACTACGGTCCGCACAAGACCATCTACAACCGCTTCATCCGCTGGAGTCGGCTGGGTGTGTTCAATCGCATCCTGGCGGAACTGGCCGCGCAGGGCGGCGAAACGGACAATCTGATGATCGATGCCACCCATCTCAAAGCGCATCGCACTGCCGCCAGCCTCCTTAAAAAGGGGCTCTATCCCG GATGTATCGGACGCAGCCGAGGTGGACTGACCACCAAGCTGCAAGTGGTCTGTGACGGCAAGGGACGCCCGCGGCTGCTGCATCTGAGCGAAGGGCAGGCCAATGATCACAAGACTGCTGCGGCAGTGATCGAGGATTTGCCCGCCGCCAACGCCCTGCTGGCCGATCGGGCCTACAGTTCAGCGGCCTTCCGTCAGGCGCTCGTCGAGCGCGGTATCACGCCATGCATCCCGCCCCATGCCAAGCATCGTATTCAGCACAGCTACGATCCTGTCCTATACCGACAACGCCACAGGATCGAGAACATGTTCGCACGCCTCAAAGACTGGCGACGCATCCACACCAGGTACGACCGATGTGCTCACACTTTCCTGTCGGCGATCGCCTTCGCTGCAGCCTTCATCTTCTGGATCAATGAGTCCTGA
- a CDS encoding serine kinase, with amino-acid sequence MPRVTLETLPDYARYLITAAEATLYPATRTVRLPRLELTAHVGPGVLADALGHAFVEAAHDDAEPSACRIFITHPGIEGIPEPARWSDAHFTEYGFAERLAEAGLRGHYFHDLDFWQVYDPHRRVGVQLMASADAFPPWEPAAPLRAFLHWDYAARGMRLTHAGTLGSNGKGVLLAGAGGAGKSGTVAAGLLNGLDSVGDDYVLIDLGGGVTARPLFSTLKQDPQGFARLGLKQRLRIESPLNWQGKHIFHIADIAPRPVPAALDIIALVVPHIGGGETSSIVPVSRRDAMIALAPSGIMQMPGERESGFRFFGDLTRLLPSYRLSLGTHPEEIAGTVADFLTRVAS; translated from the coding sequence ATGCCGCGCGTCACGCTCGAAACCTTGCCGGATTACGCCCGGTATCTCATCACCGCCGCTGAAGCCACACTTTATCCGGCCACGCGGACGGTCCGCCTGCCCCGCCTGGAGCTGACCGCGCATGTCGGTCCCGGAGTGCTTGCCGATGCGCTTGGCCACGCCTTCGTGGAGGCCGCGCATGATGATGCGGAACCGTCGGCGTGCCGCATCTTCATCACTCACCCTGGAATCGAGGGCATCCCTGAGCCGGCGCGTTGGAGCGACGCGCATTTCACCGAATACGGCTTTGCCGAACGGCTCGCCGAAGCCGGGCTGCGTGGCCACTATTTTCACGATCTGGATTTCTGGCAGGTCTATGATCCGCATCGCCGCGTTGGTGTGCAGTTGATGGCCTCGGCCGATGCCTTTCCGCCCTGGGAGCCGGCAGCTCCGCTGCGGGCCTTCCTGCACTGGGACTATGCAGCGCGCGGCATGCGGCTGACCCATGCCGGCACGCTGGGTTCCAATGGCAAGGGCGTGCTGTTGGCCGGTGCGGGCGGCGCCGGCAAATCCGGCACCGTCGCCGCCGGTCTGCTCAACGGGCTGGACAGCGTCGGCGATGACTATGTACTGATCGATCTCGGCGGCGGCGTGACCGCGCGGCCGCTGTTTTCCACGCTGAAGCAGGACCCGCAAGGTTTCGCGCGGCTGGGCCTGAAGCAGCGGCTGAGGATCGAGAGCCCCTTGAACTGGCAGGGCAAGCACATTTTTCACATTGCCGACATCGCGCCACGGCCGGTGCCGGCAGCACTGGACATCATTGCGCTGGTGGTGCCACATATCGGCGGTGGCGAGACGAGTTCGATCGTGCCGGTGTCGCGTCGAGACGCCATGATAGCACTGGCACCGTCGGGCATCATGCAGATGCCGGGGGAACGTGAAAGCGGCTTCCGCTTCTTCGGCGATCTCACCCGCCTGCTGCCAAGCTACCGTCTGTCCCTGGGAACGCATCCCGAGGAGATTGCCGGCACTGTTGCGGATTTTCTAACACGGGTTGCTTCGTGA
- a CDS encoding nucleotidyltransferase family protein, protein MADIRRVTRRFPDYGWSWPTGGLDRLLKAALLPDEDAAAACAGRWLDENDIDHVSFREHRLLAAISDRFGRKLAGHSAYPRLVGLQKMLWTKSRMAMREAEPALKTMTDAGCQVMLIKGASRIALNASAQRGRVAHDIDILVRPQDMQTAFDVLRDGDWQIASGVSPQYLRTRLASLRSMNFFKGNLGDIDLHQLGYDGSQRSEEDDLAIWQRADPAEFSGVGVLVPSPADRIALAIAHGGLDAHTHSDWLVDCAVAMRGGDVDWDVFLNVVARRGLAVAVAVALSYLALEIGVAVPSGVLSRVLDMADRTGLSRWSAVLQAKPRTDFGRLVWLSRGLAKQLRLRRKSGRMRQEPAAKAWRGRRARSAPSETAQPPVFSQAIPCPRTAGEMMLDIMVRISVPPVRRRIEMEINADDDHIARLRAMAISRSGGERVLHFRGKVTLDGQRYSVTLEARPSRQFRQWDDDATVAAYGALPFHLISATFSPIRVRTY, encoded by the coding sequence ATGGCTGATATTCGCCGCGTCACCCGCCGCTTCCCGGACTATGGCTGGTCATGGCCGACGGGTGGGCTCGACCGGTTGCTTAAGGCCGCGCTTCTTCCCGACGAGGACGCCGCCGCCGCTTGCGCAGGCCGCTGGCTGGACGAGAATGATATCGACCACGTCTCGTTCCGCGAGCACCGGCTGCTGGCCGCGATCTCCGACAGGTTCGGCAGGAAGCTCGCCGGCCATTCGGCTTATCCGCGCCTCGTCGGCCTGCAGAAGATGTTGTGGACCAAATCGCGCATGGCGATGCGCGAAGCCGAACCGGCGCTGAAGACGATGACCGATGCCGGATGCCAGGTGATGCTGATCAAGGGCGCCAGCCGCATCGCCTTGAACGCCTCGGCACAGCGTGGCCGGGTGGCGCACGACATCGACATATTGGTGCGGCCGCAGGACATGCAAACGGCCTTCGACGTGCTGCGCGACGGCGACTGGCAGATCGCCTCCGGCGTCAGCCCGCAATATCTGCGGACGAGACTGGCGTCGCTGCGCTCGATGAATTTCTTCAAGGGCAATCTTGGCGACATCGACCTGCACCAGCTCGGCTATGACGGTTCGCAGCGCAGCGAGGAAGACGACCTGGCCATCTGGCAACGAGCTGATCCCGCCGAATTCAGCGGCGTCGGCGTGCTGGTGCCGTCGCCCGCCGACCGCATCGCGCTTGCCATCGCTCATGGCGGGCTCGACGCCCACACGCACAGCGACTGGCTGGTCGATTGCGCGGTGGCTATGCGCGGCGGCGATGTCGACTGGGATGTTTTCCTCAATGTTGTCGCCAGGCGCGGCCTTGCCGTCGCCGTGGCGGTGGCGCTCTCCTACCTGGCGCTTGAAATAGGCGTGGCGGTGCCGAGCGGAGTGCTGTCGCGTGTGCTTGACATGGCCGACCGTACCGGCTTGTCACGCTGGTCGGCGGTGCTGCAGGCCAAGCCGCGGACCGATTTCGGCAGGCTGGTCTGGCTGTCACGCGGCCTCGCCAAGCAGTTGCGGCTGAGGCGCAAGAGCGGCCGAATGCGGCAGGAACCCGCAGCCAAGGCCTGGCGTGGCAGAAGAGCCCGCAGCGCGCCGTCGGAAACGGCGCAGCCACCCGTGTTCTCGCAGGCCATACCTTGTCCGCGGACGGCGGGGGAGATGATGCTGGACATCATGGTCAGGATCAGTGTTCCACCGGTCCGCCGCCGCATCGAAATGGAGATCAATGCCGACGACGACCATATTGCGCGCCTGCGCGCCATGGCCATCAGCCGGTCCGGCGGCGAACGGGTGCTGCATTTTCGCGGCAAGGTGACGCTTGACGGGCAAAGGTATTCCGTCACGCTGGAGGCGCGACCCTCCCGGCAATTTCGCCAATGGGACGATGATGCGACGGTGGCCGCCTATGGCGCACTGCCGTTCCATCTGATCTCGGCGACATTCTCGCCAATTAGGGTCAGGACCTATTAA
- a CDS encoding response regulator transcription factor translates to MATIALVDDDRNILTSVSIALESEGYRVETYTDGASALEGLAARPPNLAILDIKMPRMDGMELLRRMRQKSDLPVIFLTSKDDEIDELFGLKMGADDFIRKPFSQRLLVERVRAVLRRASAREAAAKAPSQQARSLERGQLVMDQERHTCTWKGEPVTLTVTEFLILHSLAQRPGVVKSRDALMDSAYDEQVYVDDRTIDSHIKRLRKKFKAVDDDFEMIETLYGVGYRFREA, encoded by the coding sequence ATGGCAACAATCGCGCTTGTCGATGACGACCGCAACATTCTGACGTCGGTGTCGATCGCCCTCGAATCCGAGGGATATCGCGTCGAGACCTACACGGATGGTGCGTCCGCGCTGGAAGGCCTGGCGGCGCGTCCGCCGAATCTTGCCATCCTCGACATCAAGATGCCGCGCATGGACGGCATGGAACTCTTGCGCCGGATGCGCCAGAAGTCCGACCTGCCGGTGATCTTCCTGACTTCCAAGGACGACGAGATCGATGAATTGTTCGGCCTCAAGATGGGCGCCGACGATTTCATCCGCAAACCCTTCTCACAACGCCTGCTGGTCGAGCGGGTGCGCGCCGTGCTGCGCCGTGCCAGTGCCCGCGAGGCCGCGGCAAAGGCGCCCAGCCAGCAGGCCCGCTCGCTCGAGCGCGGCCAGTTGGTCATGGACCAGGAACGCCATACCTGCACCTGGAAAGGCGAACCGGTGACGCTCACCGTCACCGAATTCCTGATCCTGCATTCGCTGGCGCAGCGCCCCGGTGTCGTAAAAAGCCGTGATGCGCTGATGGATTCGGCTTATGATGAGCAGGTCTATGTCGATGACCGCACGATCGACAGCCACATCAAGCGACTGCGCAAGAAGTTCAAGGCTGTCGACGACGACTTCGAGATGATCGAAACCCTTTACGGAGTCGGATATCGGTTCCGCGAAGCGTAA
- the arfB gene encoding alternative ribosome rescue aminoacyl-tRNA hydrolase ArfB, with protein sequence MPIDDNIIIADEAVIHPGDLHEDFIRSSGPGGQNVNKVATAVQLRFDAANAAGLSERVRARTIKLAGQRATKDGVIVIEAGRFRTQEQNRADARARLTALVAKAAEPPPPPRKKTRPTKGAVERRLKSKAGRGTIKKLRGRVDND encoded by the coding sequence ATGCCGATCGACGACAACATCATCATCGCGGACGAAGCCGTGATCCACCCGGGCGACCTCCACGAGGATTTCATCCGCTCGTCGGGTCCCGGCGGCCAGAACGTCAACAAGGTGGCGACCGCCGTGCAGTTGCGTTTCGACGCGGCCAACGCGGCCGGCCTGTCGGAACGCGTGCGTGCGCGCACGATCAAGCTTGCCGGCCAGCGAGCCACCAAGGACGGCGTCATCGTCATCGAGGCCGGGCGCTTCCGCACCCAGGAGCAGAACCGGGCGGATGCCCGGGCGAGGCTCACGGCGCTGGTCGCCAAGGCCGCCGAGCCGCCACCGCCGCCGCGCAAGAAGACGCGGCCGACGAAAGGCGCGGTGGAGCGGCGGCTGAAGAGCAAGGCGGGCCGCGGGACCATCAAGAAGCTGCGCGGCCGGGTGGATAACGATTAA
- a CDS encoding glycosyltransferase family A protein has translation MSGYGVVIPAFNASGTIAETLLSVAAQTVRPELVVIVDDGSTDDLSSAIGGTDLPVQLLRQANAGPGSATTRGIAALSTPLIATLDADDLWLPDKIEKQLAHLDRCPATAGVFCRWRNFRNDRPDAPEAKAVPGWSRTTMMIRREVAGTVGPIVDPPGGRGEMIDWIARAREAGLALDMLDEVLALRRIRPGSLSYGRDAARDRGYLEVARLAMLRRARNKAGPG, from the coding sequence ATGAGCGGATACGGCGTCGTCATCCCGGCCTTCAACGCCAGCGGCACCATCGCCGAGACGCTGCTATCGGTCGCGGCGCAGACGGTGCGGCCTGAACTGGTGGTGATCGTCGACGATGGTTCAACCGACGATCTGTCTTCAGCGATCGGCGGAACGGACCTGCCGGTGCAGCTGCTGCGCCAGGCAAATGCCGGGCCTGGCAGCGCCACGACCAGGGGCATCGCCGCGCTGTCGACGCCGCTCATCGCGACGCTCGATGCGGACGACCTTTGGCTGCCGGACAAGATCGAGAAACAGCTCGCGCATCTCGACAGATGTCCCGCGACAGCTGGGGTTTTCTGTCGCTGGCGGAATTTCCGCAACGACCGGCCCGACGCGCCCGAGGCGAAGGCCGTGCCCGGCTGGTCGCGGACCACCATGATGATCCGCCGCGAGGTCGCTGGGACGGTTGGACCCATCGTCGATCCGCCGGGCGGCCGGGGCGAAATGATCGACTGGATCGCCCGGGCGCGCGAGGCGGGCCTTGCCCTCGACATGCTGGACGAGGTGCTGGCGCTGCGCCGCATCCGGCCAGGCAGCCTGTCCTACGGCCGTGATGCGGCCCGCGACCGCGGCTATCTCGAAGTGGCGCGGCTGGCCATGCTGCGGCGGGCGCGCAACAAGGCCGGCCCGGGCTGA
- a CDS encoding phosphoenolpyruvate carboxykinase yields MSEVGKRNPACPIDRIGLKTTGMVRYNFGAAALYEDSIRRGEARLTAHGALVAETGQHTGRSPKDKFVVRDAGTEAEVWWDNNKAISPAQFETLLADFLAHAADKDLYVQDLVGGADAELKLPTRVITEFAWHSLFIRNLLIRPDKAELEQFVPEMTIIDLPSFRADPDRHGSRTETVIAVDLTRKIVLIGGTSYAGEMKKSVFTMLNYLLPQKGVMPMHCSANEGPAGDAAVFFGLSGTGKTTLSADPSRTLIGDDEHGWGPHGIFNFEGGCYAKTIKLSAEAEPEIFATTQRFGTVLENVVLDAGGVPDFNDGRLTENTRCAYPLDFIPNASKTGRANHPKNIIMLTADAFGVMPPIARLTAAQAMYHFLSGYTAKVAGTEKGVTEPEATFSTCFGAPFMPRHPSEYGNLLRELIASHGADCWLVNTGWTGGAYGTGKRMPIKATRALLAAALDGSLKTGEFRTDPNFGFKVPVAVPGVDSAILDPRSTWADKPAYDRQAARLVGMFAVNFEKFEPHVDATVMGAAPRMQEAAE; encoded by the coding sequence ATGTCGGAAGTCGGCAAACGCAATCCTGCTTGCCCGATCGATCGTATCGGCCTGAAAACCACCGGTATGGTGCGCTACAATTTCGGTGCGGCCGCCCTTTACGAGGACTCGATCCGGCGCGGCGAGGCCCGACTGACCGCACATGGCGCGCTGGTCGCCGAGACTGGCCAGCACACCGGCCGCTCGCCCAAGGACAAATTCGTCGTCCGCGACGCAGGCACCGAGGCTGAAGTCTGGTGGGACAACAACAAGGCGATCTCGCCGGCCCAGTTCGAAACGCTGCTTGCCGATTTCCTCGCCCACGCCGCGGACAAGGATCTCTATGTTCAGGATCTGGTCGGCGGCGCCGATGCCGAGCTGAAGCTGCCGACGCGCGTCATCACCGAATTTGCCTGGCACTCCCTGTTCATCCGCAACCTGCTCATTCGTCCGGACAAAGCCGAGCTCGAGCAATTCGTGCCTGAGATGACGATCATCGACCTGCCATCCTTCCGCGCCGATCCCGACCGCCATGGCAGCCGTACCGAAACGGTGATCGCCGTCGATCTCACCCGCAAGATCGTGCTGATCGGTGGCACCTCCTATGCCGGCGAGATGAAGAAGTCGGTGTTTACCATGCTCAACTATCTGCTGCCGCAGAAGGGCGTGATGCCGATGCATTGCTCGGCCAATGAGGGGCCGGCCGGTGACGCCGCCGTCTTCTTCGGCCTGTCGGGCACTGGCAAGACGACGCTGTCGGCCGATCCGTCGCGAACGCTGATCGGCGACGACGAGCATGGCTGGGGTCCACACGGCATCTTCAATTTCGAAGGCGGCTGCTACGCCAAGACGATCAAGCTGTCGGCCGAAGCCGAACCGGAGATCTTCGCCACCACGCAGCGTTTCGGCACGGTGCTGGAAAATGTCGTGCTCGACGCGGGCGGCGTGCCGGACTTCAATGACGGCCGCCTCACCGAAAACACCCGCTGCGCCTACCCGCTCGACTTCATCCCCAATGCCTCGAAGACCGGGCGCGCCAATCACCCGAAGAACATCATCATGCTGACCGCCGATGCCTTCGGCGTGATGCCGCCGATCGCGCGGCTGACCGCGGCGCAGGCGATGTACCATTTCCTTTCCGGCTATACCGCCAAGGTGGCCGGAACAGAGAAGGGCGTCACCGAGCCCGAGGCGACGTTCTCGACCTGTTTCGGCGCCCCGTTCATGCCGCGCCATCCGTCGGAATACGGCAATCTGCTGCGCGAACTCATCGCCAGCCATGGCGCCGATTGCTGGCTGGTCAACACCGGCTGGACCGGCGGCGCCTACGGCACCGGCAAGCGCATGCCGATCAAGGCGACGCGCGCTTTGCTAGCCGCCGCACTCGACGGCTCGCTGAAGACAGGCGAATTCCGCACCGATCCCAATTTCGGCTTCAAGGTGCCGGTGGCCGTGCCTGGCGTCGACAGCGCCATTCTCGATCCGCGCTCGACCTGGGCCGACAAGCCTGCCTATGACCGGCAAGCTGCAAGACTGGTCGGCATGTTCGCCGTCAACTTCGAGAAATTCGAGCCGCATGTCGATGCAACCGTCATGGGTGCGGCGCCCCGTATGCAGGAAGCGGCGGAGTAA
- a CDS encoding glycosyltransferase family A protein codes for MPVYNRERYVVPALRSLLRQRDAADLDIIVVDDGSTDGSAEAVRSMMVESPCIRLFRQENMGVARTRNAGLRQLPADAEFVSFLDSDDISLAGRFKTDLARFGASPGLELTYSLMTLADRIDDERLEPAVDSRTVTLRGISLSTALFRRSLVERTGQFDEEFEQSEDTDYLLRVFETGPNYELLDTVAIYYRRHAGNVTREHSGRVRNHLRAIHKSMRRRKADPSLREVPGIFELKSPLNDWQM; via the coding sequence ATGCCCGTCTACAACCGCGAACGCTATGTCGTTCCGGCCTTGCGCTCCCTGCTGCGGCAGCGCGATGCCGCCGATCTCGACATCATCGTCGTCGACGACGGCTCGACCGACGGTTCGGCGGAGGCGGTGCGTTCGATGATGGTCGAGAGCCCCTGCATCCGCCTGTTCCGGCAAGAGAATATGGGCGTCGCCAGGACACGTAATGCCGGGTTGAGACAGCTGCCCGCCGACGCCGAATTCGTTTCGTTCCTGGATTCGGACGACATCTCACTGGCGGGGCGCTTCAAAACCGATCTTGCGCGTTTCGGCGCGAGTCCCGGCTTGGAGTTAACCTATTCGCTGATGACATTGGCTGACCGGATTGACGATGAGAGACTGGAGCCCGCGGTCGACAGCCGCACCGTGACCCTTCGGGGAATTTCGCTGAGCACCGCCCTGTTCCGCAGGAGTCTTGTCGAGCGCACGGGCCAATTCGACGAGGAGTTCGAGCAGTCCGAGGACACCGACTATCTGCTGCGGGTTTTCGAAACGGGTCCGAACTACGAATTGCTGGACACCGTCGCGATCTATTATCGGCGCCACGCCGGGAATGTCACCCGGGAGCACAGCGGCAGGGTCCGCAACCATCTGCGCGCAATCCACAAGTCGATGCGACGGCGCAAGGCCGACCCTTCGCTGCGTGAGGTTCCCGGTATCTTCGAGCTGAAGAGCCCACTCAACGATTGGCAGATGTGA
- a CDS encoding glycosyltransferase translates to MRLSVIMPVHNREALVGPALRSLLRQRDAADLDIIVIDDGSTDGSAEAVRSMMVQSPCIRLVQQPNMGVTRTRNTGLGLLEPETDLVSFLDSDDISPVGRFATDIELFRNDPDLDLTYSRMMLVDKIDDERLEPAADSRSITVRGIHLSAAIFTRRLVERVGVFDEAFHQAEDTDYLLRTFESGPRYVTPETVALYYRRHPGNMTRQTDVQSREFMRAIYKSMIRRKADPTLRRIEGIFELKDLEDWQFM, encoded by the coding sequence ATGAGGCTGAGCGTGATCATGCCCGTCCACAATCGTGAGGCCCTTGTCGGCCCGGCCCTGCGTTCGCTGCTCAGGCAGCGCGACGCCGCCGACCTCGACATCATCGTCATCGATGATGGCTCGACCGATGGATCGGCGGAAGCGGTGCGCTCGATGATGGTGCAGAGCCCCTGCATCCGCCTGGTGCAACAACCCAATATGGGCGTAACCCGGACGCGCAACACCGGGCTCGGACTGCTCGAGCCGGAGACCGACCTTGTCTCCTTTCTCGATTCGGACGACATTTCGCCGGTCGGGCGCTTTGCGACCGATATCGAGCTCTTCCGCAACGACCCAGATCTGGATCTCACCTATTCAAGGATGATGCTGGTCGACAAGATCGATGACGAGCGCCTGGAGCCCGCCGCTGACAGCCGCAGCATCACGGTTCGCGGCATCCATTTGTCGGCAGCGATCTTCACGCGCCGGCTTGTCGAGCGTGTCGGTGTATTCGATGAAGCCTTCCATCAGGCGGAGGACACCGACTACCTGTTGCGCACCTTCGAAAGCGGACCAAGATATGTCACGCCGGAGACCGTGGCCCTCTACTACAGACGCCATCCCGGCAACATGACCCGACAAACCGACGTCCAGTCCCGTGAATTCATGCGCGCCATTTACAAGTCGATGATCCGCCGCAAGGCAGACCCGACCCTGCGGCGGATCGAAGGCATCTTCGAACTCAAGGATCTCGAAGACTGGCAGTTCATGTGA